One part of the Rutidosis leptorrhynchoides isolate AG116_Rl617_1_P2 chromosome 1, CSIRO_AGI_Rlap_v1, whole genome shotgun sequence genome encodes these proteins:
- the LOC139867764 gene encoding uncharacterized protein: MSPPIWFIATVLISILVVTAEACPPSDRAALLALKAGLHEPHLGIFSSWTGNNCCNNWYGITCDPIKKRVADINLRGESEDPLFQKAKRTGYMTGSISPAICKLERLSTIVIADWKGISGIIPSCISNLPFLRIFDVIGNQITGEIPLDIGKLKHLTVLNVADNKITGRIPRSLADLSSLKHLDLRNNRISGTIPRNFGKLRMLSRALLSGNRIYGSIPESISYIYRLSDLDLSLNRFTGPIPESLGKMSVLGTLNLDGNLLSGTLPATLLNSRISILNLSRNAIEGNIPDVFGARSYFMMIDLSYNKLKGSIPKSISSAAFIGHLDLSHNHLCGKIPMVPWFEHLEASSFTYNDCLCGKPLKEC, encoded by the coding sequence ATGAGTCCCCCCATATGGTTTATCGCAACCGTGTTAATCTCTATACTCGTTGTGACTGCGGAGGCTTGTCCGCCCTCTGATAGGGCGGCGCTACTAGCCCTCAAAGCAGGTTTACACGAGCCTCACTTAGGCATTTTCAGTTCATGGACCGGCAACAATTGTTGCAATAACTGGTACGGTATCACGTGCGACCCAATTAAAAAACGGGTAGCAGATATAAACCTACGTGGTGAGTCCGAAGATCCACTTTTTCAAAAAGCTAAAAGAACCGGTTACATGACCGGTTCCATCTCTCCAGCTATTTGCAAGCTGGAGAGACTGTCAACTATCGTTATTGCCGATTGGAAGGGTATTTCTGGTATTATACCTTCGTGTATATCCAATCTACCTTTTTTACGCATTTTCGACGTCATCGGCAACCAAATCACCGGCGAAATTCCGCTCGATATCGGAAAACTCAAACACCTCACCGTTCTCAACGTCGCCGATAACAAAATTACAGGTCGAATACCGCGATCGCTTGCAGATTTATCGTCGTTAAAGCATTTAGATCTACGGAACAACAGAATATCCGGAACGATACCGAGAAACTTCGGTAAGCTCCGAATGCTTAGCCGCGCATTACTCAGCGGCAACAGAATCTATGGATCAATACCGGAATCGATATCGTATATCTACCGGTTATCGGATCTAGATCTATCGTTAAACCGGTTCACCGGTCCAATTCCTGAATCGCTCGGAAAAATGTCGGTATTAGGTACACTGAACCTAGACGGAAACCTACTTTCAGGTACATTACCGGCGACGTTACTAAATTCACGAATTAGTATTTTGAATTTAAGTAGAAATGCAATTGAAGGAAACATACCGGATGTATTCGGTGCGAGATCGTACTTCATGATGATTGATTTGTCGTATAATAAGCTGAAAGGATCGATTCCGAAATCGATATCTTCGGCGGCGTTTATCGGTCATCTTGATCTGAGTCATAACCATTTGTGCGGTAAGATTCCGATGGTGCCGTGGTTTGAACACCTTGAAGCGTCGTCGTTTACGTATAATGATTGTTTGTGTGGAAAGCCACTTAAAGAATGTTGA